The following proteins are co-located in the Camarhynchus parvulus chromosome 19, STF_HiC, whole genome shotgun sequence genome:
- the ASL gene encoding argininosuccinate lyase → MAAAEGNKLWGGRFSGSTDPIMEMLNASISYDQRLAEVDIQGSMAYAKALEKSGILSKMELEKILGGLDKISEEWSKGVFGVIQTDEDIHTANERRLKELIGDVAGKLHTGRSRNDQVVTDLKLFMKNSLSIISTHLLRLIETLVERAAIEIDVILPGYTHLQKAQPIRWSQFLLSHAVALTRDSERLGEVKRRINVLPLGSGALAGNPLGIDRELLRSELDFASISLNSMDAVSERDFVVEFLSAATLLMIHLSKMAEDLIIYSTSEFGFVTLSDAYSTGSSLMPQKKNPDSLELIRSKAGRVFGRLAAILMVLKGLPSTYNKDLQEDKEAVFDVIDTLNAVLQVATGVISTLQINKESMERALSPEMLATDLAHYLVRKGMPFRQAHVASGKAVQLAETKGITVNHLSLEEMQNISPLFGSDVAQVFSVLSSVEQYTAAGGTAKSSVSAQIEQLRELLKRLKEQA, encoded by the exons ATGGCAGCAGCCGAG GGGAATAAACTTTGGGGTGGAAGATTCAGTGGAAGCACAGATCCCATCATGGAGATGCTCAATGCTTCCATCAGCTATGACCAGAGGCTGGCTGAGGTGGACATCCAGGGCAGCATGGCTTATGCCAAAGCCTTGGAGAAGTCTGGGATCCTGTCTaaaatggagctggaaaagaTCCTGGGTGGCCTGGACAAG ATCTCTGAGGAATGGTCCAAGGGAGTGTTTGGCGTGATCCAGACTGATGAGGATATCCACACTGCCAACGAGCGCAGGCTGAAG GAGCTGATTGGAGATGTAGCTGGGAAGTTGCACACTGGCAGAAGCAGGAATGATCAG GTTGTGACTGATCTGAAGCTGTTCATGAAGAATTCCCTCTCCATCATTTCCACACACCTTCTGCGGCTCATTGAGACCCTGGTGGAACGTGCTGCCAT aGAAATCGATGTGATCCTGCCTGGCTACACCCACCTGCAGAAAGCTCAGCCCATCCGATGGAGCCAGTTCTTGCTCAG CCATGCTGTTGCTCTGACCCGTGATTCTGAGCGCCTGGGAGAGGTGAAGAGGAGGATCAATGTCTTGCCTTTGGGAAg TGGAGCTCTGGCTGGAAACCCCCTGGGAATTGACAGAGAGCTGCTGCGCAGTG AGCTGGACTTTGCTTCCATCAGCCTGAACAGCATGGATGCCGTCAGCGAGAGGGACTTTGTGG TGGaattcctctctgctgccaccCTGCTGATGATCCACCTCAGCAAGATGGCTGAGGATCTCATCATCTACAGCACCAGCGAGTTTGGCTTCGTGACCCTCTCTGATGCCTACAG cactggcagcagcctgaTGCCTCAGAAGAAGAACCCCGACAGTCTGGAGCTGATCCGCAGCAAAGCCGGGCGAGTGTTCGGACGG ctggctgCAATTCTGATGGTCCTCAAAGGACTCCCAAGCACCTACAACAAGGACCTGCAG GAAGACAAGGAGGCTGTCTTTGATGTCATAGACACCCTGAATGCTGTGCTCCAGGTTGCCACTGGAGTGATTTCCACCCTCCAG ATCAACAAGGAGAGCATGGAGAGGGCGCTGAGCCCGGAGATGTTGGCTACTGACCTGGCTCACTACCTGGTTCGGAAGGGA ATGCCCTTCAGACAAGCCCATGTGGCCTCTGGCAAGGCCGTCCAGCTGGCTGAGACCAAAGGCATCACCGTCAACCacctcagcctggaggagatgCAGAACATCAG ccccctgttTGGCAGCGACGTGGCGCAGGTGTTCAGCGTGCTGAGCAGCGTGGAGCAGTACACGGCCGCGGGCGGCACCGCCAAGAGCAGCGTCTCCGCCCAGATCGAGCAGCTGCGGGAGCTGCTCAAGAGGCTCAAGGAGCAGGCTTAG
- the LOC115911640 gene encoding argininosuccinate lyase, protein MAAEGDKMMAGRFVGSTDPIMEMLSASITVDQRLSEVDIQGSMAYAKALEKAGILSKTELEKILSGLEKISEEWSKGVFGVIQTDEDIHTANERRLKELIGDVAGKLHTGRSRNDQVVTDLKLFMKNSLSIISTHLLQLIKTLVERAAIEIDVILPGYTHLQKAQPIRWSQFLLSHAVALTRDSERLGEVKRRINVLPLGSGALAGNPLEIDREQLRSELDFASISLNSMDAVSERDFVVEFLSAATLLMIHLSKMAEDLIIYSTSEFGFVTLSDTYCSGSSVMPQKKNPDSLELIRSKAGRVFGRLAAILMVLKGLPSTYNKDLQEDKEAVFDVVDTLNAVLQVATGVISTLQINKENMEKALSPEILSSDLALYLVHKGMPFRQAHIAAGKAVHLAETKGLTINNLSLEDLKSISPLFGSDVAQVFSVLSSVEQYTAAGGTAKSSVSAQIEQLRELLKRLKEQA, encoded by the exons ATGGCAGCCGAG GGGGACAAAATGATGGCAGGAAGGTTTGTAGGGAGCACAGATCCCATCATGGAGATGCTCAGCGCTTCCATTACTGTTGATCAGAGACTGTCTGAGGTGGACATCCAGGGCAGCATGGCTTATGCCAAAGCCTTGGAGAAGGCTGGAATCCTGTCCAAAACTGAGCTGGAGAAGATCTTGAGTGGCCTGGAAAAG ATCTCTGAGGAATGGTCCAAGGGAGTGTTTGGCGTGATCCAGACTGATGAGGATATCCACACTGCCAACGAGCGCAGGCTGAAG GAGCTGATTGGAGATGTAGCTGGGAAGTTGCACACTGGCAGAAGCAGGAATGATCAG GTTGTGACTGACCTGAAGCTGTTCATGAAGAATTCCCTCTCCATCATCTCCAcacacctcctgcagctcattAAGACCCTGGTGGAACGTGCTGCCAT aGAAATCGATGTGATCCTGCCTGGCTACACCCACCTGCAGAAAGCTCAGCCCATCCGATGGAGCCAGTTCTTGCTCAG CCATGCTGTTGCTCTGACCCGTGATTCTGAGCGCCTGGGAGAGGTGAAGAGGAGGATCAATGTCTTGCCTTTGGGAAG TGGTGCTCTGGCTGGAAACCCCCTGGAAATCGACAGAGAGCAGCTGCGCAGTG AGCTGGACTTTGCTTCCATCAGCCTGAACAGCATGGATGCCGTCAGCGAGAGGGACTTTGTGG TGGaattcctctctgctgccaccCTGCTGATGATCCACCTCAGCAAGATGGCTGAGGATCTCATCATCTACAGCACCAGCGAGTTTGGCTTCGTGACCCTCTCTGATACCTACTG ctctggcagcagtgtGATGCCTCAGAAGAAGAACCCCGACAGTCTGGAGCTGATCCGCAGCAAAGCCGGGCGAGTGTTCGGACGG ctggctgCAATTCTGATGGTCCTCAAAGGACTCCCGAGCACCTACAACAAGGACCTGCAG GAGGACAAGGAGGCTGTCTTTGATGTTGTAGACACCCTGAATGCTGTGCTCCAGGTTGCCACTGGAGTGATTTCCACCCTCCAG ATCAACAAGGAGAACATGGAGAAGGCACTGAGCCCTGAGATCCTGTCATCTGACCTGGCTCTCTACTTGGTTCACAAAGGA ATGCCCTTCAGACAAGCCCACATTGCTGCTGGCAAGGCCGTCCACCTCGCTGAGACCAAAGGCCTCACCATCAACAATCTCAGCCTGGAGGACCTGAAGAGCATCAG ccccctgttTGGCAGCGACGTGGCGCAGGTGTTCAGCGTGCTGAGCAGCGTGGAGCAGTACACGGCCGCGGGCGGCACCGCCAAGAGCAGCGTCTCCGCCCAGATCGAGCAGCTGCGGGAGCTGCTCAAGAGGCTCAAGGAGCAGGCTTAG